A region of Moorena producens PAL-8-15-08-1 DNA encodes the following proteins:
- a CDS encoding RNA-guided endonuclease InsQ/TnpB family protein, giving the protein MYKTIPIKANFSNEEKVFWEFQCQQANSLFNCAVYYAKQKHYKWLEEQKAYTTYWRGDELRAGWKTYKCTTKYPEIDKALKMSPHYKAMAAQSAQQTLKTVGEAYSSYNKLVGLYYQGKVDRPRFPRYRKSGGFAAVTFPRASLIYKEGLFHPSVSKESKPELLVQIALSPPDFIDPDWVKEVTVRPYYGQLWIDWVIDDRKQPVTDNPNLDYSNAIGIDHGGDNWLTCVSTLGKSFIIDGRKLKSMNQGYCRLVAKYKSGKSEKYWDSHLDKIQLKRNNQMRDAINKAARFLVNRCLNDGIGNLVFGWNEGQKSLSNMGKKGNQQFVPIPTKRLIERLKQQCREYGINLIVTEESYTSKASFLDGDSLPKHGAKPSGWIPSGKRVRRGLYRTASGKLINADLNGAANILRKVTTQPIDLAKVGSGILTVPHRYNLFTNWVGRRGYPLVAP; this is encoded by the coding sequence ATGTACAAGACGATCCCAATAAAAGCTAACTTTTCAAACGAAGAGAAAGTGTTCTGGGAGTTTCAGTGCCAGCAAGCTAACAGCCTGTTTAATTGCGCTGTTTACTATGCAAAACAAAAACACTACAAGTGGCTTGAGGAACAAAAAGCTTATACTACCTACTGGCGTGGAGATGAGCTAAGGGCAGGGTGGAAAACCTACAAATGTACGACTAAATACCCTGAAATAGACAAAGCTCTAAAAATGTCGCCCCACTATAAGGCGATGGCGGCTCAATCTGCACAGCAAACTTTAAAAACTGTAGGGGAAGCGTACTCTAGCTATAACAAACTAGTGGGTTTGTACTACCAAGGAAAAGTAGATAGACCTAGGTTCCCTCGCTATAGAAAGTCTGGAGGTTTTGCTGCGGTGACTTTCCCACGGGCTTCCCTCATATACAAAGAAGGTTTGTTTCACCCCTCCGTTAGCAAGGAAAGCAAGCCTGAATTATTAGTTCAAATAGCATTATCTCCTCCAGATTTCATTGATCCTGATTGGGTGAAAGAGGTTACCGTTCGTCCTTACTACGGACAGCTATGGATAGATTGGGTTATTGATGATAGAAAGCAACCAGTAACTGATAATCCAAATCTTGATTACTCTAACGCGATTGGAATAGACCATGGTGGCGATAACTGGCTAACCTGCGTTTCGACCTTAGGAAAGAGCTTTATTATTGACGGTCGAAAGCTTAAGTCAATGAACCAAGGTTACTGTCGCCTTGTGGCTAAGTATAAGTCAGGAAAGTCGGAAAAGTACTGGGACTCCCATCTGGATAAAATTCAGTTGAAGCGGAATAATCAGATGCGGGACGCCATAAATAAAGCGGCTAGATTCCTCGTTAATCGTTGCCTAAATGATGGAATAGGTAATTTGGTTTTTGGTTGGAACGAAGGACAGAAAAGCCTTTCTAACATGGGAAAGAAAGGAAACCAACAGTTTGTCCCCATTCCTACTAAGCGACTAATTGAAAGGTTAAAGCAGCAATGTCGTGAATATGGAATAAATCTGATTGTCACTGAAGAATCCTATACAAGCAAAGCGTCTTTCTTGGACGGTGATTCATTACCAAAACATGGTGCAAAACCCAGCGGATGGATCCCTTCAGGAAAAAGAGTTAGGCGTGGGTTGTACAGGACTGCCTCCGGAAAGTTAATTAACGCCGATTTGAACGGCGCTGCTAACATACTCCGTAAAGTAACCACACAGCCAATCGACCTGGCCAAGGTGGGTAGCGGGATTTTGACAGTTCCACATCGATATAATTTGTTCACTAATTGGGTAGGTCGGAGGGGTTACCCCCTCGTCGCCCCCTAA
- the corA gene encoding magnesium/cobalt transporter CorA: MSNLKNSTSCNWSLDYTLVDTLLGNSKLNYMTQRLSGSFGVPTPTDEEQEDLFDYFYDKPGTIPGTISIDEDARPSTIVLIDYNQEQVRRIANLTPEACGSYLETNSVSWIDVLGLGSEDILKGLSQVFKLHPLVLEDLVNVPQRPKVENYEEQLVVITQMVMPKEKASGFWIEQVSFVLGKHYLLTFQEEPERDCFSRVRKRIRHNQGIIRKRQADYLAYALWDAIIDSFFPVLEAYGEQIDQLEDEVVINPTNKTLAKIYQLKRELLALRRVLWPQRDAISTLIRDPSPLISADVQIYLRDCYDHTVELLDIMSTYRELASSLMDVYLSSVSNKMNEVMKLLTVISTIFIPLTFVAGIYGMNFNPEASPWNMPELNWYWGYPLCWAVMIVIASGLIYFFWWCGWFSSFSKINKG; this comes from the coding sequence TTGTCTAATTTAAAAAATTCAACCTCTTGCAACTGGAGTTTAGACTACACTCTAGTTGATACTCTCCTAGGGAATTCCAAGCTAAATTACATGACACAAAGACTTTCTGGGTCTTTTGGTGTACCCACACCAACCGATGAAGAACAAGAAGACTTGTTTGATTACTTCTACGATAAACCAGGTACGATACCGGGAACAATCAGCATTGACGAAGATGCTAGACCATCCACAATCGTTCTAATTGACTATAACCAAGAGCAAGTGAGACGCATCGCTAACCTAACGCCAGAAGCTTGTGGCTCTTACCTAGAAACAAATTCAGTTTCGTGGATTGATGTACTCGGCTTAGGTAGTGAAGATATTTTAAAGGGCTTGAGTCAAGTTTTCAAATTACATCCGCTGGTGCTGGAAGATTTGGTCAATGTACCTCAGCGACCGAAAGTGGAGAACTATGAAGAGCAGCTAGTAGTCATTACCCAGATGGTCATGCCCAAGGAAAAAGCTAGTGGTTTTTGGATTGAACAAGTCAGTTTTGTTTTGGGGAAACATTATTTGCTCACTTTCCAAGAAGAACCAGAAAGAGATTGCTTTAGCCGAGTTCGGAAGCGCATTCGCCACAACCAAGGCATCATCCGCAAGCGCCAAGCTGATTATTTAGCCTATGCCCTATGGGATGCAATTATCGATAGCTTTTTCCCCGTACTAGAAGCCTATGGTGAGCAAATTGATCAATTAGAAGATGAAGTAGTGATCAACCCCACCAACAAAACCTTAGCAAAAATTTATCAACTTAAGCGGGAATTACTGGCACTGCGTCGTGTTCTTTGGCCACAACGGGATGCAATTAGTACCCTGATTCGAGACCCAAGTCCTCTGATTAGTGCCGATGTGCAAATTTACTTACGAGATTGTTATGACCATACCGTTGAACTTTTAGACATTATGTCAACCTACAGAGAATTAGCATCAAGTTTGATGGATGTCTACTTGTCCTCGGTTAGCAACAAAATGAATGAAGTAATGAAGCTACTGACAGTAATCTCAACAATTTTTATTCCTCTGACTTTTGTGGCTGGAATCTATGGAATGAATTTTAACCCCGAAGCTTCTCCCTGGAACATGCCAGAGCTAAACTGGTATTGGGGGTATCCACTTTGTTGGGCTGTGATGATAGTGATTGCTTCTGGGCTAATTTACTTTTTTTGGTGGTGTGGCTGGTTTTCGAGTTTTTCTAAAATCAACAAGGGTTAA
- the ltrA gene encoding group II intron reverse transcriptase/maturase codes for MEKIEPASIDVGIVTEQTTDWHTINWKNAYREVRKLRQRIFKATRQGNWKKVNKLQRLMLRSKANIQVSVRKASQDNKGKRTAGVDKVKALKPKEKGEMVDTLSKNRKQWSPKPTKRIYIPKSNGKKRPLGIPSIADRCLQAIVKNALEPTWEAQFEATSYGFRQGRSTHDARQRIFLNINGENNKKWWVVEADIKGCFDNIDHQALMETIGNFPARGLIHNWLKAGYVEKNIFHPTETGTPQGGIISPLLANIALHGLEKELGITYRKEKTKKGEDTWRNKSNRTLVRFADDFVILTESKEDAMTAKLITKEWLAKRGLSLSEEKTRITHLTQGFDFLGWNFRKYRTTKKKSGYITLIKPSNKSLKGIKKNLKVELAKLKGVSVQELIGKLQPIIRGWTNYHSGTVAKDTFCKLENYISWKLVRWCKRRYPKKGWEWIRNKHYGSFCPGREDNRVFGSKELYLERASWTKIIRHTVVTHDYSPDNPELQEYWDKRKKRQDKKAAEARLTKGRNKIAVRQNYICPYCGQRLGNYDKVHLHHIVPIEHGGQDKYNNLVYVHEDCHRTIHALGATNPEIQGKLYDGIKKTPPKNRKQKPKGTKPIIKEKSCTR; via the coding sequence ATGGAAAAGATAGAACCGGCGTCAATAGACGTGGGTATCGTAACTGAACAAACCACCGATTGGCATACCATTAATTGGAAAAATGCCTACAGAGAGGTTAGGAAACTAAGACAAAGAATTTTCAAGGCAACACGTCAAGGAAACTGGAAAAAGGTCAATAAACTCCAAAGGTTAATGCTAAGGAGTAAGGCAAACATCCAGGTATCAGTTCGCAAAGCATCCCAAGATAACAAAGGTAAAAGGACGGCAGGAGTAGATAAAGTCAAAGCATTAAAACCCAAAGAAAAGGGAGAAATGGTTGACACATTATCAAAAAACAGGAAACAATGGAGCCCAAAGCCAACTAAACGCATCTACATACCAAAAAGCAATGGAAAGAAAAGACCATTAGGGATACCAAGTATCGCCGACAGATGCCTTCAAGCCATTGTTAAAAACGCTTTGGAACCAACCTGGGAAGCCCAGTTTGAAGCCACATCATACGGTTTCAGACAGGGAAGAAGCACTCATGATGCCCGACAAAGAATATTCCTCAATATCAATGGAGAAAACAATAAGAAATGGTGGGTAGTAGAAGCGGATATAAAAGGATGCTTCGATAATATTGACCACCAAGCATTAATGGAAACCATTGGTAATTTCCCAGCCAGAGGACTAATCCATAACTGGCTAAAAGCAGGATATGTGGAAAAAAACATATTCCACCCCACGGAAACGGGCACACCACAAGGAGGTATCATCAGCCCACTCCTCGCTAACATAGCATTACACGGATTAGAAAAAGAACTGGGAATAACCTACAGGAAAGAAAAAACAAAAAAGGGAGAGGACACCTGGAGAAATAAATCGAATAGGACATTAGTACGATTTGCGGATGACTTTGTAATCTTAACAGAAAGCAAAGAAGACGCCATGACAGCTAAGTTAATCACTAAAGAATGGCTGGCTAAAAGAGGACTAAGTCTATCCGAAGAAAAAACCAGGATAACTCACTTGACCCAAGGTTTTGATTTTTTGGGATGGAACTTTCGTAAATACAGAACCACCAAAAAGAAATCGGGATACATCACCCTCATTAAACCGTCAAACAAAAGCTTAAAGGGAATCAAGAAAAATCTAAAAGTAGAATTGGCCAAGCTGAAAGGGGTCTCAGTCCAAGAACTAATTGGTAAATTACAACCAATAATAAGGGGTTGGACAAACTATCACAGCGGAACAGTGGCAAAGGACACCTTTTGTAAATTAGAAAATTACATCTCTTGGAAGCTAGTTAGATGGTGCAAAAGAAGGTACCCGAAAAAAGGATGGGAATGGATTAGAAATAAACACTACGGGAGTTTCTGCCCTGGTAGGGAGGATAACCGAGTCTTCGGAAGCAAAGAACTATACCTGGAAAGAGCCTCATGGACAAAAATAATCAGACACACAGTAGTAACCCACGATTATTCGCCAGACAATCCGGAACTCCAAGAATACTGGGATAAAAGGAAAAAAAGGCAGGATAAGAAAGCTGCGGAGGCCAGACTAACAAAGGGCAGAAACAAGATAGCCGTGAGGCAAAACTACATCTGTCCTTACTGTGGCCAAAGACTAGGAAACTACGACAAAGTACACTTACACCACATTGTTCCAATTGAACATGGGGGACAAGATAAGTACAACAATTTGGTATACGTTCATGAGGATTGCCACCGAACTATCCACGCCTTGGGGGCAACCAATCCAGAAATACAGGGAAAACTGTACGATGGAATCAAAAAAACCCCTCCTAAAAATCGGAAACAAAAGCCAAAAGGTACAAAACCGATAATAAAGGAAAAGAGTTGCACAAGATAA
- a CDS encoding tetratricopeptide repeat protein, with protein MLTQPLVSHALGVNPDNLNDSPGRLSRHHPLTRRYGYSTRLIAQSQYLPALKPTQPAALEQLNQGLALIQQSKVLEAIVAFEKAAQLNPKLAPAHYNLGLALRQVGKLQASADAFYRATQTDPEFALAFANLGAALLEGKNLSQAREYLERSLELDPLLGVAHYNMGLVMSQLRTPQQAIASFKQAMQFSRNAPEPAYHLGLIYKQQGKLEEAKKAFEQAIKINPKYPEAHYNIGGILFTQRDLDGALAAFQQAAVANSNYANAYYAAGVVFLRQNRFSDALQVLQYARDLYNSQGNPQWGRRAEQLMEQARNSRF; from the coding sequence GTGCTCACGCAGCCACTAGTTTCCCACGCCCTAGGGGTTAACCCAGATAATCTGAATGATTCACCAGGGAGACTGAGTAGACATCATCCCCTGACTCGCCGTTACGGTTACAGTACTAGACTAATCGCTCAGTCTCAGTATCTACCAGCACTCAAACCAACTCAACCCGCAGCCCTTGAGCAACTTAATCAAGGACTGGCATTAATTCAACAGAGTAAGGTACTTGAAGCGATCGTGGCGTTCGAAAAGGCAGCCCAACTGAATCCCAAGCTAGCACCAGCACACTACAACTTGGGTCTAGCATTGCGGCAGGTTGGTAAATTGCAGGCGTCAGCCGATGCCTTTTATCGGGCAACCCAGACCGATCCAGAATTTGCTCTAGCCTTTGCTAATTTAGGGGCTGCCCTGTTGGAAGGAAAGAATTTGTCTCAGGCACGGGAATATCTAGAAAGATCTCTGGAACTTGACCCATTACTCGGTGTTGCTCACTATAACATGGGTCTAGTTATGTCCCAGTTGCGAACACCCCAACAAGCGATCGCATCATTTAAACAAGCAATGCAATTTAGCCGTAATGCTCCCGAACCGGCATATCATTTGGGACTGATTTATAAGCAACAGGGCAAGCTAGAGGAAGCAAAAAAGGCGTTTGAGCAAGCGATCAAAATCAATCCTAAATACCCCGAAGCCCACTACAATATCGGGGGAATTTTATTTACTCAGAGAGATTTGGATGGTGCTCTGGCAGCCTTCCAGCAAGCAGCGGTAGCTAACTCGAATTACGCTAATGCCTATTATGCTGCTGGTGTAGTATTTCTGCGCCAAAACCGATTTAGTGATGCTCTGCAAGTCTTGCAGTATGCTAGAGACCTTTACAATAGCCAAGGTAATCCCCAGTGGGGACGTAGGGCTGAGCAATTGATGGAGCAAGCCCGTAATTCTCGTTTTTAG
- a CDS encoding mechanosensitive ion channel family protein encodes MLEALPENLIIDIRLLLIPVGLAAIGLVIFSFWFVPKLLKQLRELLVGSPIYAAYQKVVAPYKWLLWLVSLLAIADVILINKSQVSFLRLIEISVNLSLLIILGWLASQSFNYFFDVYLLNSTLKKGGNINSELLILIKLIANFLIVVIAIITFAQTHQINILGLVASLGVGGIAIAFASQKTLEQLLGGILIYIDRPFIVDDYIGLPDGTFGRVESIGLRSTKIRTSGKGTLMVVPNNYLTQVNIENFTGAKKVISILYLTFYRTISNDERALIRQVILASTGDIPGINSGRTDVGFRVFSSAEHQEITQAQTTFFILGAGEVSMELRRQLLDIAQYNITNKLQQYGIEFDIEQPSIYVDSPITI; translated from the coding sequence ATGCTTGAGGCTTTGCCAGAAAACCTTATTATCGACATAAGGTTGTTACTAATTCCAGTAGGATTAGCTGCAATAGGTTTAGTTATTTTCAGCTTCTGGTTTGTTCCCAAACTTTTGAAGCAGTTACGAGAGCTTTTGGTGGGTTCCCCGATCTACGCTGCCTATCAAAAAGTGGTTGCTCCCTACAAATGGTTACTGTGGTTGGTAAGTCTTTTAGCGATCGCTGATGTAATTCTTATCAATAAGTCTCAAGTCTCTTTCCTGAGACTTATTGAAATTTCAGTTAATTTATCACTATTAATTATACTTGGCTGGCTAGCTTCTCAGTCATTTAACTATTTTTTTGATGTCTATCTACTAAATAGTACTCTCAAAAAAGGAGGTAATATTAACAGTGAGCTATTAATTCTAATTAAGTTAATAGCTAATTTTTTGATAGTCGTCATTGCTATTATCACTTTTGCTCAAACTCACCAAATCAATATTTTAGGTTTGGTCGCCAGTTTAGGAGTTGGTGGTATTGCGATTGCCTTTGCTTCTCAAAAAACCTTAGAGCAGTTATTGGGGGGAATTCTTATTTACATTGACCGTCCCTTTATTGTAGATGATTACATTGGTCTGCCCGATGGAACCTTTGGCAGAGTTGAATCTATTGGTTTGCGCTCTACTAAAATTCGCACTTCTGGAAAGGGAACTTTGATGGTAGTTCCCAATAACTATTTAACTCAGGTAAATATTGAAAACTTCACGGGTGCTAAAAAAGTCATTTCCATTCTATATCTCACGTTTTATCGAACCATCAGCAATGATGAAAGAGCATTAATTCGTCAGGTAATTTTGGCAAGCACTGGCGATATACCCGGAATTAATTCCGGACGTACAGACGTAGGCTTTAGAGTTTTTTCTAGTGCAGAGCATCAAGAAATAACTCAAGCACAAACTACATTTTTTATTCTAGGTGCTGGAGAAGTTTCCATGGAGTTACGTCGCCAACTCCTTGATATTGCCCAGTACAATATTACTAATAAATTGCAACAATACGGCATTGAATTCGATATTGAACAGCCAAGTATCTATGTTGATTCCCCGATTACTATCTGA
- a CDS encoding mechanosensitive ion channel family protein: MINNYFKGKFYQSQSFKFLQILGITIALLLMVLLVPATAQSTELAPVVFDGRPLFEVSKSEPFTAQGRADWINSQLETLVESEEPPKIEIEQRNKSPIIRINGRYLLTVTQSDVVSENSPEQQAVIWSQTIDQAVKKARKERTSEFLWQASLLVSGSLVLAIVLHWGLGRLWRYSLVGSRQLPAVDQNTQERQSLASNLYSNLTLLLARTIVWVWVILFSLNMFPITRQWISGLAEKNLLITLIYFLLSIFFSVIAGQYSPSLVRAAILRFSPEPITNIYENFVEPIINLFRLTGSLILLSLSLFWLSKYKFIYGFLRFFIDLGLIVSLAWLLSRLFRQFIRIYGIDIVRKLGWEVDELILVFEALANVIIGFIAILAFAQGRFDLIGLLAGLGIGGLAIAFAAQKTLEQLLSTIVLYLDRPFVSGEYIRLQSGLNPQGLFGRVESIGLRSTKIRTPAKSTLFVVPNSIFANLEIENISRGKKIMVLLYLDFSRLLAAPEQALVQEVIKESTNSLFGIDPGSTKINFLDLPDPKFTRARVTFFILGSSENSVQLRKRLLELANVTMSKKLMAYGIDFKMEEPTIYVESPVTI, encoded by the coding sequence ATGATAAACAACTATTTCAAGGGCAAATTCTACCAATCTCAGAGCTTCAAATTTCTGCAAATCCTAGGAATTACTATTGCACTACTGTTAATGGTGTTATTAGTTCCAGCAACAGCCCAGTCAACAGAATTAGCTCCTGTAGTCTTCGATGGTCGGCCACTTTTTGAGGTCAGTAAATCTGAACCATTTACTGCTCAGGGAAGAGCAGACTGGATTAACTCTCAACTCGAAACTCTAGTGGAGTCCGAGGAACCTCCCAAAATCGAGATTGAGCAGCGCAATAAGTCTCCAATTATTCGTATCAATGGTCGCTACTTATTGACTGTAACTCAAAGCGATGTGGTTTCGGAGAACTCTCCTGAACAACAAGCCGTAATCTGGAGCCAAACCATTGACCAGGCGGTGAAGAAAGCCCGGAAAGAAAGGACTAGCGAGTTTCTGTGGCAAGCATCGTTGTTAGTTTCTGGAAGTTTAGTGCTGGCAATCGTCCTACATTGGGGCTTGGGCAGGTTGTGGAGATATTCTCTGGTAGGTTCACGACAGTTACCAGCAGTAGATCAAAACACCCAGGAAAGGCAATCCCTAGCATCAAATCTGTATTCTAACCTGACACTGTTACTAGCACGCACAATAGTTTGGGTGTGGGTAATCCTATTCTCCCTCAACATGTTTCCCATCACCCGACAGTGGATCTCCGGTCTTGCTGAGAAGAATTTACTGATTACCTTAATTTACTTCCTGCTCTCAATTTTCTTTTCTGTCATAGCTGGACAATATAGTCCTTCACTGGTAAGGGCAGCTATCTTGAGATTTTCACCTGAACCAATAACGAACATTTATGAAAACTTCGTTGAACCGATTATTAACTTGTTTAGACTAACCGGTAGTTTAATTTTACTGTCTTTATCTTTATTTTGGCTAAGCAAGTATAAATTTATTTATGGTTTTCTTCGGTTCTTTATAGATTTAGGATTAATTGTCAGTCTAGCTTGGTTACTTTCACGCTTGTTCCGGCAATTTATCCGGATCTATGGAATTGACATAGTCCGCAAGTTAGGGTGGGAAGTTGATGAATTAATCTTAGTATTTGAAGCTTTAGCCAATGTGATTATTGGGTTTATCGCCATTCTCGCCTTTGCCCAGGGTCGTTTTGATTTAATTGGCTTATTAGCTGGTTTAGGAATAGGAGGATTAGCGATTGCTTTCGCCGCTCAAAAGACTTTGGAGCAGCTTTTGAGTACTATTGTTTTGTATTTAGACCGTCCTTTTGTCTCTGGAGAATATATTCGTTTACAATCAGGATTAAATCCTCAAGGCTTGTTTGGTCGGGTTGAATCGATTGGTTTACGTTCTACCAAAATTCGGACTCCGGCCAAAAGTACGTTGTTCGTTGTTCCTAACTCCATTTTCGCCAATCTGGAAATTGAAAATATTAGTAGAGGTAAAAAGATCATGGTTTTACTCTACCTTGATTTTTCCCGGTTACTAGCAGCTCCCGAACAAGCTTTGGTGCAGGAAGTAATCAAGGAAAGCACAAACTCTTTGTTTGGTATTGACCCAGGTAGTACTAAGATCAATTTTCTAGACCTGCCTGATCCAAAATTTACCCGTGCTAGAGTGACCTTTTTTATCCTTGGCTCCAGTGAAAATTCAGTACAACTCCGTAAGCGTCTACTGGAGTTGGCGAATGTAACCATGTCTAAGAAGCTGATGGCTTATGGGATCGACTTTAAAATGGAGGAACCAACAATTTATGTAGAGTCCCCTGTTACTATTTAA
- a CDS encoding ribbon-helix-helix protein, CopG family has protein sequence MARTKPISDKVLTIRLPEKDLQHLEAYCIEQGKTKTEVIRGLIHKLKLPKKSDS, from the coding sequence ATGGCAAGAACTAAACCTATATCTGACAAAGTCCTAACTATCCGCCTCCCAGAAAAAGACTTGCAACATCTGGAGGCATACTGCATTGAGCAAGGTAAAACGAAAACGGAAGTTATCAGAGGATTGATTCACAAATTGAAGCTCCCCAAAAAATCAGACTCATAG
- a CDS encoding mechanosensitive ion channel family protein, producing MVETITKTLKELLSSAIKLFPGLLSAIIIIFLTRYFAEFIQKLASQLGTRMIRSHSLQLLLSKTCYVAVWVIGILVASVIAFPGLRLGDIVATLGLTSVAIGFAFQDIFKNFLAGVLLLLQEPFRINDQVIIGDYEGTVEQIDIRTTKIRTYQGERVILPNSTVFTSAVQVRTSFSSRRTDLTVGVDYNTPLPKAVETLQRLVNGVEGVLDSPALEVDLVSFGDSSIDFVVRYWTLPQQKEVRRVKTRVIIAIKKAFNQADINIPYPIRAVYYYDQQQFNDYLPSANNGESSNRTLLREN from the coding sequence ATGGTTGAAACAATCACAAAAACTCTCAAAGAACTGCTTAGTAGTGCGATCAAGTTGTTCCCTGGGCTGTTGAGTGCAATCATTATTATCTTCTTAACCCGTTATTTTGCCGAATTTATTCAGAAATTGGCTAGCCAGTTGGGAACAAGAATGATTCGCTCCCACTCACTACAATTATTACTATCAAAAACATGCTATGTGGCAGTTTGGGTGATAGGAATTTTAGTGGCTAGTGTAATTGCCTTTCCTGGTTTGCGACTAGGAGATATCGTTGCCACTCTTGGATTAACTTCTGTCGCCATTGGTTTTGCCTTCCAAGATATCTTTAAAAATTTTCTGGCAGGAGTACTGCTGCTTCTACAAGAACCGTTTCGCATCAATGACCAGGTAATAATTGGAGACTATGAGGGCACAGTCGAACAAATTGACATTCGCACTACCAAGATACGCACTTACCAGGGAGAAAGAGTGATTCTCCCTAATTCCACTGTCTTTACCAGTGCTGTGCAGGTGAGGACAAGCTTTAGCAGCCGACGTACTGATTTGACCGTAGGAGTAGACTATAATACTCCTCTGCCAAAAGCTGTCGAAACGTTGCAGCGATTGGTCAATGGAGTTGAGGGTGTATTAGATAGCCCCGCTTTAGAGGTAGACTTAGTTAGTTTTGGAGACAGTTCCATCGACTTTGTAGTCCGCTATTGGACATTACCACAACAAAAAGAGGTGCGCCGAGTCAAAACTAGGGTAATTATTGCGATCAAAAAAGCTTTCAACCAGGCAGACATTAATATTCCCTACCCAATTAGGGCAGTTTACTACTACGACCAGCAACAGTTTAATGATTACCTTCCTAGTGCTAATAATGGTGAGTCCTCAAACAGAACTCTCTTGAGAGAGAACTAA